One Thunnus thynnus chromosome 18, fThuThy2.1, whole genome shotgun sequence genomic region harbors:
- the smpdl3a gene encoding acid sphingomyelinase-like phosphodiesterase 3a, giving the protein MNTHIMVQLRCFVVLLCCAAPLAAAPTGGAYLPGTGRFWHITDLHLDPTYHLAQDPTKVCFSSKGAPATHAGVYGDFLCDSPYSLIQSAFKHMAELTQPQDFIIWTGDSPPHVPVDELSTETVIQVISNMTQSIRQHFPNMTVYPALGNHDYWPQDQMMTSTNAIYKAAAQLWAPWLQTEALLTLSQGGFYSQLVKPGLRVVSLNTILYYSPNKVTVNMTDPAGQFEWLEKTLESAAQSLEKVYIIAHVPVGYLPFARNITAMREIHNERLVSIFREYNHVVAGHFYGHTHRDSIMVLLDQKGKPVNSLFVSPAVTPIKHVLEPYSNNPALRMYLYNTKDYAMLDIWQYYLNLTEANEKQRSDWRLEYIMTEAFGLTDLQPQSLLQLGLSFRLPQTKAFDKYFSHYMVSYNSTITCKGDCKVTQVCSVLYLDQLSYSKCVAKGE; this is encoded by the exons atgaacacacacatcatggTGCAGCTGCGGTGTTTTGTGGTGCTGCTGTGCTGCGCGGCTCCGCTGGCGGCGGCTCCCACAGGAGGCGCCTACCTGCCGGGCACAG GCAGGTTTTGGCACATCACCGACCTCCACCTGGACCCCACCTACCACCTGGCCCAAGATCCCACCAAGGTGTGCTTCTCCTCCAAAGGAGCCCCCGCCACCCACGCCGGCGTGTACGGGGACTTCCTGTGTGACTCCCCATACAGCCTCATCCAGTCAGCCTTCAAACACATGGCAGAGCTCACGCAGCCGCAGGACTTCATCATATGGACCGG TGACAGTCCACCACATGTGCCTGTGGATGAGCTTTCTACAGAAACAGTGATCCAGGTCATCAGTAATATGACTCAGAGCATCAGACAACACTTTCCAAACATGACTGTCTATCCGGCTCTGGGAAACCATGACTACTGGCCACAG GACCAGATGATGACCTCCACTAATGCCATCTACAAGGCTGCTGCCCAGCTGTGGGCACCCTGGCTGCAGACTGAAGCTCTGCTCACGCTTTCACAAG GCGGTTTCTACTCTCAGCTGGTAAAACCTGGTTTGCGGGTAGTTAGTCTCAATACGATCCTCTACTACAGtcctaataaagtcacagttAACATGACTGACCCTGCTGGACAGTTTGAATGGCTGGAGAAAACTCTGGAGAGTGCTGCTCAGAGCCTGGAGAAG GTCTACATCATAGCCCATGTCCCAGTGGGTTACCTGCCCTTTGCCAGAAACATCACTGCTATGAGAGAGATCCACAACGAGAGGCTGGTCAGCATCTTTAGGGAGTACAATCATGTTGTTGCTGGACATTTCTATGGCCACACCCATCGAGACAGCATCATGGTGCTGCTGGACCAGAAAG GTAAACCAGTGAATTCTCTTTTTGTGTCACCGGCCGTTACACcaatcaaacatgttttggaGCCCTACTCTAACAACCCAGCTCTCCGCATGTACTTGTACAACACCAAGGACTACGCTATGTTG GATATCTGGCAGTACTATTTGAATCTGACGGAAGCCAATGAGAAACAAAGATCTGACTGGAGACTTGAATATATCATGACTGAGGCTTTTGGACTGACTGACCTCCAGCCACAAAGCCTCCTCCAGCTGGGCCTGAGCTTCAGGCTGCCACAGACCAAAGCCTTTGACAAGTATTTCAGTCACTACATGGTCAGCTACAACAGCACCATCACCTGTAAAGGAGACTGTAAGGTCACCCAGGTGTGTTCTGTACTCTACCTAGACCAACTCTCCTACTCCAAATGTGTCGCAAAGGGAGAATGA